A genomic region of Planococcus kocurii contains the following coding sequences:
- a CDS encoding DEAD/DEAH box helicase, whose product MVKFSELNISETTLKSVKRMGFEEATPIQEGTIRLGMEGKDIIGQAQTGTGKTTAFGIPLIEKIDTKDGNVQGLIIAPTRELAIQVSEELYRLGQDKNVRILSVYGGQEISRQIRALKNRPQIIVGTPGRLLDHINRRTLKLDNVNTLILDEADEMLNMGFIEDIQTIMASVPDTRQTLLFSATMPDAIRRIAEKFMKTPEIVKIKSKEMTVENIEQFYVKSVEREKFDFLSRLLNVQQPELAIVFGRTKRRVDELAKALNIRGYLAEGIHGDLSQAKRMSVLKQFKAGKIDILVATDVAARGLDISGVSHVYNFDIPQDPESYVHRIGRTGRAGKKGVAVTFVTPREMGYLGIVERTTKKKMEALIPPTANEAVLGQKRVAMEQLFEMTEKNNLGDYREFAAQMLEKHDAVDLIAAALKTMTKEPEDVPVSISEERPLPSRGGGGYKGKGGGGRSSGGGGYKGNRSSGSARPSSSRGASSGASRRREGGSATGGGRPGRTTRRSES is encoded by the coding sequence TTGGTAAAATTTTCAGAGTTAAATATTAGCGAAACAACTTTAAAGTCCGTAAAACGTATGGGGTTTGAAGAAGCAACACCAATTCAAGAGGGAACGATCCGTCTTGGAATGGAAGGTAAAGACATTATTGGACAAGCGCAAACTGGTACTGGTAAAACTACGGCTTTCGGAATTCCTTTGATTGAAAAAATCGACACTAAAGACGGTAATGTTCAAGGATTAATCATCGCACCAACACGCGAATTGGCAATCCAGGTTTCTGAAGAACTTTACAGATTGGGACAAGATAAAAACGTACGTATTCTTTCAGTATACGGCGGCCAAGAAATTAGCCGACAAATCCGTGCACTTAAAAACCGTCCGCAAATTATCGTTGGTACTCCAGGACGTCTATTAGACCATATCAACCGTCGTACGCTTAAATTGGACAATGTCAACACATTAATCCTTGATGAAGCAGACGAAATGTTGAACATGGGCTTTATCGAAGACATTCAAACAATTATGGCAAGTGTTCCTGATACTCGTCAGACATTGTTGTTCTCAGCAACTATGCCGGATGCAATCCGTCGCATTGCAGAGAAATTCATGAAAACTCCAGAAATCGTTAAAATCAAATCAAAAGAAATGACTGTTGAAAACATTGAGCAGTTCTACGTGAAGTCTGTAGAGCGCGAGAAATTTGATTTCCTTTCACGTCTTTTGAATGTTCAACAACCGGAACTTGCGATCGTTTTCGGACGCACAAAACGCCGTGTTGATGAATTAGCTAAAGCTTTGAATATCCGCGGCTACCTTGCTGAAGGAATTCATGGTGACTTGAGCCAAGCAAAACGTATGTCTGTTTTAAAGCAGTTTAAAGCCGGCAAAATCGATATCTTGGTAGCAACAGATGTAGCAGCTCGCGGACTTGATATCTCAGGCGTGTCACACGTATACAACTTTGATATTCCACAAGATCCTGAAAGCTATGTTCACCGTATCGGCCGTACGGGTCGTGCAGGTAAAAAAGGAGTCGCAGTAACGTTTGTAACACCACGTGAAATGGGCTACTTGGGCATTGTTGAACGCACTACGAAGAAAAAGATGGAAGCTTTAATTCCTCCAACTGCGAACGAGGCTGTACTTGGTCAAAAACGAGTTGCGATGGAACAATTGTTTGAAATGACAGAGAAAAACAATCTTGGCGATTACCGTGAATTCGCGGCGCAAATGCTTGAAAAGCATGATGCGGTTGACTTGATTGCAGCAGCTCTTAAAACAATGACTAAAGAACCGGAAGATGTTCCAGTATCAATTTCCGAAGAACGTCCTTTGCCATCACGCGGAGGCGGCGGATATAAAGGTAAAGGCGGCGGCGGACGCAGTTCTGGAGGCGGCGGTTACAAAGGTAATCGTTCATCAGGTTCAGCTCGTCCATCATCAAGCCGTGGAGCAAGCTCAGGCGCAAGCCGTCGTCGTGAAGGCGGAAGTGCAACTGGCGGCGGACGTCCAGGACGTACGACTCGTCGTAGCGAATCTTAA
- a CDS encoding alpha/beta hydrolase, with amino-acid sequence MKTGVLCIHGFTGGPFEVEPFVDFLNEQTDWIVEIPTLPGHGEKLALKRMSAESWMMEAELALKRLKKSADRIIVVGFSMGGLIAMYLAMRYKIDRLVLLSAAAKYISPAQILKEVQEALKDIVSGKIAENAPLHLYQYKLTNTPVSSAIEFLRVVKMVEPYYSKITVPVCIVQGNRDSIVPASAADFIYNHIGAVEKQMIRSELGKHLICYSEDREEWFEDVFEFMNRGLE; translated from the coding sequence TTGAAAACCGGTGTTCTTTGTATACACGGCTTTACAGGAGGACCGTTTGAAGTTGAGCCTTTTGTTGATTTTTTAAACGAACAAACCGACTGGATTGTAGAAATACCGACACTGCCAGGGCATGGTGAAAAACTAGCGCTAAAGAGAATGTCGGCAGAAAGTTGGATGATGGAAGCTGAATTAGCCTTAAAAAGGCTGAAAAAATCAGCGGATCGCATCATTGTTGTCGGATTTTCGATGGGTGGTTTGATCGCTATGTATTTGGCCATGCGCTATAAGATCGACCGGCTTGTACTATTAAGTGCTGCTGCTAAATACATTAGCCCAGCACAGATTCTTAAAGAAGTGCAAGAGGCATTAAAAGATATAGTATCTGGAAAAATAGCAGAAAATGCACCTTTGCATCTTTACCAATACAAACTGACGAATACACCTGTCAGCTCGGCTATTGAATTTTTGCGAGTAGTCAAAATGGTAGAACCTTATTATTCTAAGATTACTGTGCCTGTTTGTATTGTCCAAGGTAACAGGGATAGCATCGTGCCTGCTTCGGCCGCGGACTTTATCTATAACCATATTGGGGCAGTTGAAAAACAGATGATTCGTTCGGAGCTTGGCAAACATTTAATCTGCTATAGCGAAGATCGAGAAGAGTGGTTCGAGGACGTTTTTGAGTTTATGAACAGAGGACTAGAGTAA